Proteins from a single region of Flaviflexus salsibiostraticola:
- a CDS encoding toxic anion resistance protein, translating to MSNPLDLGDQSRPSDNPLILEPPTPAAEVVVHEPEKVGGMILVDAVEQAKHAETASRFLDDLMAVDLQSPEFQTKLAQLTRLGEGIMAQASTSSSRMLERPAAFSPKGDDPASRTGRTIEELRQVVTDLDPKRHDLTGGRRIFKFLPGGRSLERYFMKYESAQSHLDAITKSLRGGQDELRLDNASIQTERDSLWEAMGYLANYSVLANHLGNELEQRIAGLRAEGRGDDATALETDALFYIRQRHQDLMTQLAVSVQAYLALDVVKKNNAELIKGVDRALDTTLSALRVAVIVAQAVAQQKIVLSQIEALNSTTSDMILQTSEMLRAQGTAIHQNAAKATIDPDKLQQAFDNVFQALDEIDRFKIEAAQAMKETTATLQGQVNRSRGQLERSHASDAATAPEKRG from the coding sequence ATGTCGAACCCACTTGATCTCGGCGACCAGAGCCGGCCTTCGGACAATCCGCTGATTCTCGAGCCGCCCACACCTGCGGCCGAGGTCGTGGTCCACGAACCCGAGAAGGTCGGCGGCATGATCCTCGTCGATGCCGTTGAGCAGGCCAAGCACGCAGAGACGGCCAGCCGGTTTCTCGACGACCTCATGGCGGTTGACCTGCAGAGCCCAGAGTTCCAGACGAAGCTCGCCCAGCTCACGCGGCTCGGTGAGGGCATCATGGCGCAGGCGAGCACGTCCTCGAGTCGCATGCTCGAGCGACCCGCAGCATTCTCTCCCAAGGGAGATGATCCGGCATCGCGCACAGGCAGGACGATCGAGGAGCTGCGGCAGGTTGTCACTGATCTTGACCCGAAGCGTCACGATCTCACCGGTGGCAGGAGGATCTTCAAGTTCCTGCCCGGCGGCAGGTCACTCGAGCGATACTTCATGAAGTACGAATCCGCTCAGTCCCATCTCGATGCCATCACGAAGTCGCTGCGCGGAGGGCAGGACGAGCTGCGTCTCGACAACGCCTCGATTCAGACCGAACGGGATTCCCTCTGGGAGGCGATGGGCTACCTTGCCAATTACTCAGTGCTTGCCAACCATCTGGGCAACGAGCTCGAGCAGCGGATTGCGGGACTGAGAGCGGAGGGGCGCGGGGACGATGCCACGGCACTCGAGACCGATGCACTCTTCTACATTCGTCAGCGGCATCAGGACCTCATGACACAGCTGGCAGTCTCGGTCCAGGCGTACCTCGCACTCGACGTCGTGAAGAAGAACAATGCGGAGCTCATCAAGGGCGTCGACCGGGCGCTTGATACGACACTCTCCGCACTGCGGGTCGCCGTCATCGTCGCGCAGGCAGTCGCCCAGCAGAAGATTGTCCTGTCCCAGATCGAGGCGCTCAATTCGACCACGTCGGACATGATTCTCCAGACGTCGGAGATGCTCCGCGCTCAGGGAACAGCGATTCACCAGAACGCCGCGAAGGCGACGATCGACCCCGACAAGCTTCAGCAGGCCTTCGACAATGTTTTCCAGGCCCTCGACGAGATCGATCGATTCAAGATTGAGGCCGCTCAGGCGATGAAGGAGACAACCGCAACTCTCCAGGGCCAGGTGAACAGGTCCCGAGGCCAGCTTGAGCGGAGCCACGCCTCTGATGCGGCGACTGCCCCAGAGAAGAGGGGCTGA
- the treY gene encoding malto-oligosyltrehalose synthase, giving the protein MPERHAHSHTPRPGRRQPVSTYRLQLGPDLTFSQARRLLPYLDSLGVTDIYCSPILQAAPGSTHGYDVVDHSSISTEMGGERAFRTLADEAHRLGMGVIVDVVPNHMAVPTPLYINKELWSVLKYGPDSPYVDWFDIEIEEEGEGVLMPVLGTRIGTALAEDTIKLETRVIPGFEDEGEQHVLVYYDHIFPVKDATESLPLADLLERQYYRLAYWKVANEELNYRRFFDVDTLAAVRVEREDVFEKTHRRLLQLYRKGYIDGFRIDHPDGLADPRGYFRDLSEATDGAWIVAEKILDGDEELPGDWPVSGTTGYDSAWRIQALETDPNGIIALGTIMEDIAGDSAGDLHSIIMSGKEQIIAESLFAEIDRLADILSALCSADVRLRDHTFRSLRESVVALILEMDRYRAYVVPGERPAPQAERALREAAERAKKRLAEDRHETLEIVVELLLGAEIGSAGRTHEKKRAELIIRFQQACGPVMAKGIEDTAFYRWTLLLSSCEVGSYAYTPTYSSDQMHAWVQRTMQSWPVTMTAGTTHDTKRGEDVRARISVLSQYAGEWQSLLEEVREMAAKQRPASLNGRTENLLWQTIIGTWTDRGPISHERLIQYLEKASREQKVWTTWTEPNEDAENALFMFARYLITDEKIGAKIAEFYEHTAPAVRSVLLAAKAIQLTILGVADNYQGEEITQNSLVDPDNRRTVRYGDIVPMLTKLDDHGLGSHPSLDEEKLWLVSRILRLRREMPDVFVGGGYRPLPVTTGHAFAYARTQGDEAQVAVVTERLYAEITHSGFGDHTVVVPEGSWTDILTGKTYDGGSINLAELLATMPVAVLRRED; this is encoded by the coding sequence ATGCCTGAGCGACACGCCCATTCGCACACCCCGAGGCCGGGACGCCGCCAGCCGGTGTCGACCTATCGACTCCAGCTCGGGCCCGACCTGACGTTCTCCCAGGCTCGGAGATTGCTGCCCTATCTCGACAGCCTCGGCGTCACCGACATCTACTGCTCGCCCATCCTCCAGGCCGCTCCCGGCTCCACCCACGGCTACGACGTCGTCGACCACTCGTCGATCTCGACGGAGATGGGCGGGGAGCGTGCGTTCCGCACGCTGGCCGACGAGGCGCACAGGCTCGGCATGGGGGTCATCGTTGATGTCGTCCCCAACCATATGGCGGTGCCCACCCCTCTCTACATCAACAAGGAGCTCTGGTCCGTCCTCAAGTACGGGCCTGACTCTCCCTATGTCGACTGGTTCGACATCGAGATCGAGGAGGAGGGTGAGGGTGTCCTCATGCCCGTCCTCGGCACGCGGATCGGCACCGCTCTCGCGGAGGACACGATCAAGCTCGAGACGCGGGTCATCCCCGGCTTCGAGGACGAGGGTGAACAGCACGTCCTCGTTTATTACGACCACATCTTCCCCGTCAAGGACGCCACCGAGTCTCTGCCGCTCGCGGACCTCCTCGAGCGCCAGTACTACCGGCTCGCCTACTGGAAGGTCGCGAACGAGGAGCTGAACTACCGTCGGTTCTTCGACGTCGATACGCTCGCCGCCGTACGCGTTGAGCGGGAGGATGTGTTCGAGAAGACCCATCGCCGCCTTCTCCAGCTCTACAGGAAGGGCTACATCGACGGCTTCCGCATCGATCACCCCGATGGTCTGGCGGACCCCCGCGGCTACTTCCGGGACCTCTCGGAGGCGACCGACGGCGCGTGGATCGTCGCCGAGAAGATCCTCGACGGCGATGAGGAGCTGCCGGGCGACTGGCCCGTCTCCGGGACGACTGGGTACGACTCGGCCTGGCGCATCCAGGCGCTCGAGACGGACCCGAACGGGATCATTGCGCTCGGCACGATCATGGAGGATATCGCCGGTGATTCCGCCGGGGACCTCCACTCGATCATCATGTCCGGCAAGGAGCAGATCATCGCCGAGTCGCTCTTCGCCGAGATCGACCGGCTCGCCGACATCCTCTCGGCACTGTGCAGCGCCGACGTGCGCCTGCGGGATCATACGTTCCGCTCGCTGCGGGAATCGGTTGTCGCCCTCATTCTGGAGATGGACAGGTACCGCGCGTACGTCGTCCCCGGCGAGCGGCCCGCCCCGCAGGCAGAGCGCGCCCTGCGTGAGGCGGCCGAGCGCGCGAAGAAGCGCCTGGCGGAGGACCGGCACGAGACGCTCGAGATCGTCGTCGAGCTGCTGCTCGGCGCCGAGATCGGCTCGGCCGGCCGGACCCATGAGAAGAAGCGGGCCGAGCTCATCATCCGCTTCCAGCAGGCCTGCGGGCCCGTCATGGCGAAGGGCATCGAGGACACCGCCTTCTATCGATGGACGCTTCTGCTGTCCTCGTGCGAGGTCGGCTCCTACGCCTACACGCCCACCTATTCGAGCGACCAGATGCACGCGTGGGTGCAGCGCACGATGCAGTCCTGGCCGGTGACGATGACGGCGGGGACGACGCATGACACGAAGCGCGGCGAGGATGTCCGCGCCCGGATCAGCGTTCTCTCGCAGTACGCGGGCGAGTGGCAGAGTCTGCTCGAGGAGGTGCGGGAGATGGCTGCCAAGCAGCGCCCCGCCTCGCTCAACGGACGCACCGAGAACCTGCTGTGGCAGACGATCATCGGCACGTGGACGGACCGGGGTCCGATCAGCCACGAGCGCCTCATCCAGTACCTGGAGAAGGCCTCCCGCGAGCAGAAGGTCTGGACGACGTGGACGGAGCCGAACGAGGATGCCGAGAACGCGCTCTTCATGTTCGCCCGCTACCTCATCACCGATGAAAAGATCGGCGCGAAGATCGCGGAGTTCTACGAGCACACGGCCCCCGCGGTCCGCTCGGTCCTCCTCGCCGCGAAGGCGATCCAGCTGACGATCCTCGGTGTCGCCGACAACTATCAGGGCGAGGAGATCACCCAGAACTCCCTCGTCGACCCGGACAATCGTCGCACGGTGCGGTACGGGGACATCGTCCCCATGCTCACCAAGCTCGACGATCACGGCCTCGGTTCCCATCCGAGTCTCGACGAGGAGAAGCTGTGGCTCGTGTCGCGGATCCTGCGGCTGCGGCGTGAGATGCCGGATGTGTTCGTCGGTGGCGGCTACAGGCCGCTGCCCGTCACGACCGGGCATGCCTTCGCCTATGCCCGGACGCAGGGCGACGAGGCCCAGGTCGCCGTCGTCACCGAGCGTCTCTACGCGGAGATCACCCACAGCGGCTTCGGGGATCACACGGTCGTCGTCCCGGAGGGGTCGTGGACCGACATCCTCACCGGGAAGACGTACGACGGGGGAAGCATCAACCTGGCCGAGCTGCTGGCGACCATGCCGGTTGCGGTCCTCAGGAGGGAAGACTGA
- a CDS encoding DUF3320 domain-containing protein, producing MEFKPALSVKETLDYLTTRLDPIIAERLDDVLGGHPWTVVLALLDQQNQKKRSYAIERYDLQAQLRMLSERLGELGWPFGRDSYSVKRLAAELKIFRNQSAHNAPLTTIDAFRSSDYALRLLEQLDDGEGMEALRTFRRQALEALAAEENISVQQADETPNPIEVDDPDADDGTDGDEGVEPDTEVLSRDGDPDTTIGNRRLEYEPWTVVPVGGSDVIEYPRRKASKAQLRAAVSEIVSFEGPIHIDRLTRLVLASFDIRRKTTRQETRTSGVIKRMCATGRGARIDGHDFWIDGDGFVWPAEIDRETWSEFRPAGDHHRPFHLISPVEIANAARFLRGKNPGMADPELRRRVMRVFGRQRETQPVTDQLSKAWNLL from the coding sequence ATGGAGTTCAAACCCGCCCTGTCGGTCAAAGAAACACTGGACTATCTGACGACGAGGCTGGATCCGATCATTGCAGAACGGCTCGACGACGTTCTCGGCGGTCATCCCTGGACGGTCGTGCTCGCTCTGCTCGACCAGCAGAACCAGAAGAAGCGCAGCTACGCCATCGAGCGATACGATCTTCAGGCCCAGCTGAGGATGCTGTCCGAACGACTTGGCGAACTTGGATGGCCGTTTGGGCGCGACAGCTACTCGGTCAAGAGGCTGGCAGCGGAGCTCAAGATCTTCCGGAACCAGAGCGCCCACAACGCTCCCCTCACAACGATCGACGCGTTCAGATCCAGCGACTACGCACTGCGGCTGCTCGAACAGCTCGATGACGGCGAGGGAATGGAGGCGCTCAGAACGTTCAGACGCCAAGCGCTGGAAGCGCTCGCCGCCGAGGAGAACATCTCGGTGCAGCAGGCGGATGAGACCCCGAACCCGATCGAGGTGGACGATCCCGACGCGGATGACGGGACGGATGGCGACGAAGGTGTCGAGCCGGATACTGAGGTCCTCAGTCGAGACGGTGATCCCGACACCACAATCGGCAATAGGCGGCTCGAGTACGAGCCGTGGACTGTCGTTCCGGTCGGAGGCAGCGACGTCATCGAATACCCACGGAGAAAGGCGTCGAAGGCGCAGCTGCGTGCTGCCGTCTCAGAGATCGTCAGCTTTGAGGGCCCCATTCACATCGACCGTCTCACTCGGCTCGTTCTCGCGTCCTTCGACATCCGCCGCAAGACCACCAGGCAAGAGACCCGCACGTCAGGTGTCATCAAGCGGATGTGCGCGACGGGTCGCGGAGCGCGGATCGATGGTCATGACTTCTGGATAGATGGGGACGGCTTCGTCTGGCCGGCGGAGATCGATCGGGAGACATGGTCGGAGTTCCGCCCCGCCGGCGACCACCACCGACCCTTCCACCTCATCAGCCCGGTCGAGATCGCGAATGCTGCTCGCTTCCTCCGTGGGAAGAACCCGGGCATGGCGGACCCTGAACTCCGGCGTCGGGTCATGCGAGTGTTTGGCAGGCAGCGGGAAACGCAGCCTGTCACCGATCAGCTCTCGAAGGCCTGGAACCTGCTGTGA
- a CDS encoding IS110 family transposase, translated as MTSQPFITVVGGVDTHKDLHVAAVVDQHDRVLATEFFPTTRHGYKLLVHWLRSFGQIARIGVECTGTYGAGLLRYLHAQDIEVLEVTGPDQALRRRKGKDDTLDAENAAHAAYARVRAVTPKTRDGLVESLRVLKVSRKTAVAARRVALQMIRMNIVSAPDELRDQLRTLTRMKLIRTLAAWRPDLTKYRDVTGAYKIALKSLARRYLELTDEIADLDVMIKNIVDHLAPDLIKKPAVGYESAAQLLITAGDNPDRLTSEAAFAALCGASPIPASSGKTHRHRLNRGGDRQANSALHIIAIGRLRTDPRTQDYVAKKLSEGHSKMEALRCVKRYLAREMFYALKTRTQVINQTQIAA; from the coding sequence ATGACCTCACAACCTTTCATCACTGTCGTTGGTGGCGTAGACACCCACAAAGACCTGCATGTTGCTGCGGTAGTTGATCAGCACGACCGGGTACTCGCAACCGAATTCTTTCCTACGACCAGGCATGGGTACAAGCTGCTCGTGCACTGGTTACGCTCCTTCGGACAGATCGCCAGGATCGGGGTGGAATGCACCGGCACCTATGGGGCGGGCCTGTTGCGCTACCTCCACGCACAAGATATCGAAGTACTCGAAGTCACCGGCCCCGACCAAGCCCTCCGAAGGCGCAAAGGCAAAGACGACACCCTCGATGCAGAGAATGCTGCTCACGCAGCCTATGCCCGGGTGCGTGCCGTGACCCCGAAAACCCGTGACGGGCTGGTTGAATCCCTACGGGTGTTGAAAGTGTCCCGTAAAACTGCGGTCGCTGCCAGACGAGTCGCGTTACAGATGATCCGCATGAACATCGTGTCAGCACCAGACGAACTCCGTGACCAGCTGCGCACCCTGACTCGCATGAAACTCATCCGCACCCTAGCCGCATGGCGACCAGATCTCACGAAGTATCGCGATGTCACTGGCGCGTACAAGATCGCTTTGAAATCCCTTGCACGTAGGTACCTGGAACTCACTGATGAGATCGCTGATCTTGATGTCATGATCAAAAACATTGTTGATCATCTCGCCCCAGACCTCATCAAAAAACCAGCGGTCGGCTATGAGTCTGCAGCTCAGCTGCTGATCACTGCGGGAGACAACCCCGACCGGCTGACTTCAGAAGCCGCGTTCGCAGCATTGTGTGGGGCGAGCCCGATCCCGGCATCATCAGGCAAAACACACCGTCACCGGCTCAACAGGGGTGGTGACCGGCAAGCCAACTCTGCCCTGCACATCATCGCGATCGGCAGACTCAGAACCGACCCGAGAACCCAGGACTATGTGGCGAAGAAACTCTCCGAAGGGCACTCCAAAATGGAAGCCCTCAGGTGCGTGAAACGATACCTCGCACGGGAAATGTTCTACGCGCTCAAAACCAGAACCCAGGTAATCAATCAGACGCAGATTGCTGCTTGA
- a CDS encoding alpha/beta hydrolase, which translates to MPERMLPSFDGTKLYVRRTIPDMPKAIVVLVHGLCEHHGRYDHLVDAFNIVGIGVYRFDHRGHGRSEGERTHLEHWDDPINDTDVVLDLAKEQNPDLPVFLLGHSMGGYAVVGHGLRHPDKIDGAVLSAPLLFDHAKLIADVPQGGDPHSTLDNELGEGLCSVKEVRDAYAADEDIATTYTLGLCYALNEGVSRITQSLADYSEPILFLHGEKDAIVSLKDSQDTFEQISSEDRQLKIYGNLLHEIFNEYANDEIIQDACRWILNRAV; encoded by the coding sequence ATGCCGGAAAGAATGCTCCCGTCCTTCGACGGGACGAAGCTCTATGTGCGCCGCACCATCCCCGACATGCCGAAGGCGATCGTCGTCCTCGTCCACGGGCTGTGCGAGCACCATGGACGCTACGACCACCTCGTCGATGCCTTCAACATCGTCGGGATCGGCGTCTACCGCTTCGACCATCGGGGGCACGGGAGGTCCGAGGGTGAGCGCACCCACCTCGAGCACTGGGATGACCCGATCAACGACACGGACGTCGTCCTTGATCTCGCGAAGGAGCAGAACCCCGACCTGCCGGTATTCCTCCTCGGACACTCAATGGGCGGATATGCGGTGGTCGGCCACGGGCTCCGTCACCCTGACAAGATCGATGGAGCCGTCCTGTCCGCACCGCTTCTCTTCGACCATGCGAAGCTCATCGCCGATGTTCCGCAGGGCGGGGACCCCCACTCGACGCTCGACAATGAGCTCGGTGAGGGTCTCTGCTCGGTCAAGGAGGTCCGGGACGCGTACGCGGCCGACGAGGACATCGCGACGACGTACACGCTCGGCCTCTGCTACGCCCTCAACGAGGGCGTCTCCCGGATCACCCAGAGTCTGGCCGACTACTCCGAGCCCATCCTCTTCCTCCACGGAGAGAAGGACGCGATCGTCAGCTTGAAGGACTCCCAGGACACCTTCGAGCAGATCTCGTCGGAGGACCGTCAGCTCAAGATCTACGGCAACCTCCTCCACGAGATCTTCAACGAGTATGCCAACGATGAGATCATCCAGGACGCCTGCCGCTGGATCCTCAACCGGGCGGTGTGA
- the glgX gene encoding glycogen debranching protein GlgX, translating to METWPGRPYPLGATYDGTGTNFAIFSSVAERVELCLLDDDKNEERIELTEVDAFVWHCYIPGVRPGQLYGYRVHGPYDPDNGHRCDPSKLLLDPYAKAIDGHVENSPAVFSYSFDDPSQRNEEDSLGHTMVSVVVNPFFDWGHDRPPGHDYHNSVIYEAHVKGMSMLHPDVPEDMRGTYSGLAHPSIIEHLSDLGVTAIELMPVHQFVNDTYLQEKGLSNYWGYNTIGFFAPQNTYASYGTRGEQVDEFKAMVKAYHEANIEVILDVVYNHTAEGNHMGPTLSFRGIDNASYYRLVPGDEAHYFDTTGTGNSLNMSSPHSLQLIMDSLRYWVTEMHVDGFRFDLASTLARELHAVDRLSAFFDIIQQDPVISQVKLIAEPWDVGEGGYNVGGFPPLWTEWNGQYRDTVRDFWRGEPAMLSELASRITGSSDLYEHSGRRPVASINFVTAHDGFTMRDLVSYNEKRNEANGEGGADGESHNRSWNCGVEGPTDDPAVKGLRLRQIKNFLTTLLLSQGVPMISHGDEMGRTQLGNNNTYCQDNELAWVSWDWTTEQEELLEFAQKIVNFRHSHPLLRKRRFFAGDSTHGGESELGEIEWLVPSGERMTDEDWNTSYAKSVMIYLNGAAISEPNHRGEKVIDSDLLVLISADSSDIDFTLPNEAYGMTWHEVLNTASPESEGTEHAAGSVYTVTSRSIVILERPAEQREEELELRNEAASNNEAETPSAAAEKKETDA from the coding sequence ATGGAAACTTGGCCTGGAAGACCCTATCCGCTCGGCGCCACCTATGACGGCACGGGCACAAATTTCGCGATCTTCTCATCCGTCGCCGAACGCGTGGAGCTGTGCCTCCTCGACGACGACAAGAACGAAGAGCGGATTGAACTGACCGAAGTCGACGCCTTCGTCTGGCACTGCTACATCCCCGGCGTGCGTCCCGGGCAGCTGTACGGCTACCGTGTCCACGGGCCCTACGATCCAGACAACGGGCACCGCTGCGACCCGTCGAAGCTTCTCCTCGATCCCTATGCGAAGGCGATCGACGGTCACGTCGAGAACTCCCCCGCAGTCTTCTCCTATTCCTTCGACGACCCGTCCCAGCGGAACGAGGAGGATTCACTCGGCCACACGATGGTCTCGGTCGTCGTCAACCCCTTCTTCGACTGGGGCCACGACCGGCCCCCGGGTCACGACTACCACAACTCCGTCATCTACGAGGCGCACGTCAAGGGCATGTCGATGCTGCACCCCGATGTGCCGGAGGATATGCGGGGAACGTATTCGGGCCTCGCCCATCCTTCGATCATCGAGCACCTCAGCGATCTGGGTGTGACCGCGATCGAGCTCATGCCTGTCCATCAGTTCGTCAACGATACATACCTGCAGGAGAAGGGGCTGTCGAACTACTGGGGCTACAACACGATCGGCTTCTTCGCACCACAGAATACGTACGCGTCCTACGGTACCCGCGGCGAGCAGGTCGACGAGTTCAAGGCCATGGTCAAGGCCTACCATGAGGCGAACATCGAGGTGATCCTCGACGTCGTCTACAACCACACGGCCGAGGGCAACCATATGGGTCCCACGCTCTCCTTCCGCGGCATCGACAACGCCTCGTACTACCGGCTCGTGCCGGGCGATGAGGCGCACTACTTCGACACGACGGGCACAGGCAACTCGCTCAACATGTCGTCCCCGCATTCACTCCAGCTCATCATGGACTCCCTGCGATACTGGGTGACGGAGATGCACGTCGACGGTTTCCGGTTCGACCTCGCATCGACCCTTGCCCGCGAGCTGCATGCTGTGGACCGTCTCTCTGCATTCTTCGACATCATCCAGCAGGATCCGGTCATCTCCCAGGTCAAGCTCATCGCCGAGCCGTGGGACGTCGGCGAGGGCGGCTACAACGTCGGCGGCTTCCCGCCGCTGTGGACGGAATGGAACGGCCAATATCGGGACACGGTCCGCGACTTCTGGCGCGGCGAGCCAGCCATGCTCTCCGAACTCGCCTCCCGCATCACCGGCTCCTCCGACCTCTACGAGCACTCCGGTCGCCGGCCCGTCGCCTCGATCAACTTCGTCACCGCCCATGACGGCTTCACGATGAGGGACCTCGTCTCCTACAACGAGAAGAGGAACGAGGCGAACGGCGAGGGCGGTGCCGACGGCGAATCCCACAACAGGTCCTGGAACTGCGGCGTCGAGGGACCGACAGACGATCCCGCGGTCAAGGGACTTCGCCTCCGCCAGATCAAGAACTTCCTCACGACTCTCCTCCTGTCGCAGGGCGTTCCGATGATCTCGCACGGCGATGAGATGGGCAGGACCCAGCTCGGCAACAACAACACATACTGCCAGGACAATGAGCTGGCCTGGGTCAGCTGGGACTGGACGACGGAGCAGGAGGAGCTCCTCGAGTTCGCACAGAAGATCGTCAACTTCCGCCACAGCCACCCGCTCCTGCGCAAGCGCCGCTTCTTCGCCGGCGACTCGACGCATGGCGGTGAGTCCGAGCTCGGCGAGATCGAGTGGCTTGTCCCGTCCGGCGAGCGGATGACCGACGAGGACTGGAACACGTCCTACGCGAAGTCCGTCATGATCTACCTCAACGGGGCCGCGATCTCGGAGCCCAACCATCGCGGTGAGAAGGTCATCGACAGCGATCTGCTCGTCCTCATCTCCGCGGACTCCTCGGACATCGATTTCACGCTCCCGAACGAGGCCTACGGCATGACGTGGCACGAGGTGCTCAACACGGCCTCACCGGAATCCGAGGGCACCGAGCACGCCGCGGGCTCGGTCTACACCGTGACGAGCCGCTCCATCGTCATCCTCGAGCGTCCGGCCGAGCAGCGCGAAGAGGAGCTTGAGCTGAGGAACGAAGCCGCATCGAACAATGAGGCCGAGACTCCCTCGGCGGCAGCGGAGAAGAAAGAGACAGATGCCTGA
- a CDS encoding SemiSWEET family sugar transporter, which produces MSSFLAVATTVWGLVMALAPLLQIRLMVQTRDSSNVSLSWMGILVIGYVLWFSYGITSGALPLIIANTVSTLVGIAMIAVILYYRKPSRGAVSAVEDTQGAAA; this is translated from the coding sequence TTGTCTTCATTTCTCGCCGTCGCCACCACCGTGTGGGGATTGGTCATGGCTCTTGCGCCGCTTCTGCAGATTCGGCTCATGGTCCAGACGCGCGATTCCTCGAACGTCTCACTGTCGTGGATGGGGATCCTCGTCATCGGCTACGTGCTCTGGTTCTCCTACGGCATCACCTCGGGAGCGCTCCCCCTCATCATCGCGAACACCGTCTCGACTCTGGTCGGCATCGCGATGATCGCTGTCATCCTCTATTACCGGAAGCCGTCTAGAGGCGCCGTGTCGGCAGTCGAGGACACGCAGGGCGCGGCTGCCTGA